In Natranaerobius thermophilus JW/NM-WN-LF, the genomic stretch TTGGACTCTGTAAAGAATGCAATGAATCAGAAGTTCAACGAATTTGGAGTGATGCCCTTAAGCAGTTAAGGAACTACTACCCAGAAATAACAATGATACATTTGGATAGCTTAGTTTGGCAAATTGCTTCACTTGATAAAGACCAGCTTAAGACTTATTTTGAAGATCTTGGGATTCTGAAAGTAGCAAATAATTTGTTAGCATTTCAAGGGATGTCTAACTTGACTGAAAATAATTACAAAATCATAAGTAATCATAAAACAATAGAAGCGCCAAAATTAAGCCAAAATAAGATTTTTAAAAACTTTAATCAGAAAGAAAATATTGTCTGTGTAATTCCCTGTTGCAAGAGTAAAAAACCATCTGGAGATCTTGTTAAACCTGAAAGGTCTATTAAGCCGCAAGATATTCCAGAGACTTGGGGACAACTTCGAAATGGTAGAAAAGGCATGGAATATAGTATTGATTTTGGTACTTCTTTGACTACAGCAATTCATTTATATACCGGACACTTTTATAAACCTTTATTTTCTATAAAAGAACAGATTATAAATAAAATCCAAAAAGGCGAGATAAGTATTTTAATTATATCAGCTGGTTATGGAATTTTGAATGCACTTGAACCTATTCATAATTATGATGAACTAATGAAAGGAAGAGTGGCTTCATGGTGGAAAAAAAATAGATTAGAAAACGTATTATCAGAATATTTATTAAAAAAACAACCAGATAAAGTATACGGATTCTTTGCAGGGGGAGAAAATTGGAATTTTAACTCTTCTAGCTACAGATTTTTCTATACGGAAGGGGTTAAAATTGCGCTAAGAAAAGGTTTAAAATCAGATGTAGGTTGTTTTTACAGAAAAGAGGGAATGGGAGCTTCATCAATTTTAGGTGTCTTAGGACATACAATGAAAAAATTTTTAGAATATGAATTTGATGACAATTTTGTTAAGGATGTCATGCAGCATGATAGGAAAGAGAAAGGAATCGTTATAGGTTATCGCCCTTTTGTATAAAATCTCTTTGAAATTAATTAAAAAGAGTTCTGGGGAGGGGAACTTTCATCTCGCGCTAGGTGGAGTTCCCTTCTTTTGATTAATGGATATGCTTACTTTTGGAAAACTGAGGACAAAATTTGTCCTCAGTTTTTTATTGTGCGCCATGCATGACGATTAGCTAGGTGGTGTAAGTCCACTATGGGGGTTTGTAGTTACCAACCATTAGCCAAGAGCAAGGGTGCCCATCGTGAGGTGGGATCTGAAGGAAGCTTAAGGCAAAATTCCGACCCAAGGCACACGAACATCATCAGGCATAAGGTATGGGATGAGTTTGCAATACAAAACGAAGTCCAATCAACTACACGGACATACCAGTGTAAATGATGTGGGTACATGGAATGAAAGTTAATCGTCTTACCGTGGGAGGTCTCATGGACGTGGCAAGATGAACTTCGAACCACGGTTGAAATAAGATTTGTCATGAGAAGTCAGCAGATTCCATAGTAC encodes the following:
- a CDS encoding DUF7664 domain-containing protein, with the protein product MSSKYDIYWKKRINDIAKLIQEAKKFRYSSKLSVNDLVNYGKRKNWYGVVEVHQEGVNKGEMAHARSLGNIVYDELNYILDDKTLKLTVTSDLQLMIELVIAANTKVSKGPGEFNCENNDQIQEDYQQKAYQTKEEIQVNQNKVVDIFKDIPWDVWECIVKVEPEWVNMIDLLRYYDFGTFSTLMVVAGLNDFQLKGKAEKAYWMPLREQITNTSIPSTPYQLAKTLEPFYRKERHGQLKIERLHKFLNSNLANLLWNNQAQNVAKILPYIWRELAKTMNQDYNAKTIVFAMKCLGLSLLMVGENGFDFARVPIPVDIRVLKLTKNLGLCKECNESEVQRIWSDALKQLRNYYPEITMIHLDSLVWQIASLDKDQLKTYFEDLGILKVANNLLAFQGMSNLTENNYKIISNHKTIEAPKLSQNKIFKNFNQKENIVCVIPCCKSKKPSGDLVKPERSIKPQDIPETWGQLRNGRKGMEYSIDFGTSLTTAIHLYTGHFYKPLFSIKEQIINKIQKGEISILIISAGYGILNALEPIHNYDELMKGRVASWWKKNRLENVLSEYLLKKQPDKVYGFFAGGENWNFNSSSYRFFYTEGVKIALRKGLKSDVGCFYRKEGMGASSILGVLGHTMKKFLEYEFDDNFVKDVMQHDRKEKGIVIGYRPFV